The following is a genomic window from Caldicellulosiruptor danielii.
AAATATGTGTTCAAGCAATATTATTCCATACTTATCATTCTTTGTTGCTAATGAAGCATACATTATCGATTTTGTAGCTCTTCCGTTTAAGAAAGGACAATCTTTACTGCTTACACTATTTCTATAACCACTTTCACAATTTAACGCAACACTTTTGAGCCACTCTATATTCTCCTGCTTAAAACTTTCTTTTTGCTCGTTTTCTGGAAGGTTAGAGAATGCAACGTAAAGTTCTGTTTTGTCTTTATTAAATAATAATATCGAGCTTTTGTCAACACCAGTCACACCAATTAAAACATCATTTACAAACTTTAGAAGCTCATTTGTATCAAGTATTTGTGTTATTATTTTGCTAATTTCTTGAAGATTAAAAAACTCCCCCAGAGAAATATTGAGTCTTTTGTTAATCTCCTTTAGATAGCTTATTTCTCTTTCCAATTCTTTGATTTTTGCGTCTTTTGCCTCACTAAGTTTCTGCTGTTTTTTCAGATTTTCTTCGTATTGTCTTAGCCTTATAATAATTTCATTAGTTTTACTTTTTTCAAAGAGTTCTAGTTTATTAGAAGATGAAAACCAAAAAATGAAAAATAGGATATAAAATAGATTTCTCAAGTCTTCGCTGTTGACATTGTTAGTAACAAAATCGAGAAATATAAAAAATGTATATGAAAAAATTAAGACTATTGCTACTTGTTTTAAGCTTTTTATATTTACTCTTTCAATGTAAAATAAGAATACAAGCGATATGACAAACATCAAATCAAAAAGTCTCTCGTACCCGAAAAAAAATACAAGATTTATAATCTCAAAAAATTTCAAATACCTAAAGACTTCCTCACTAATCTGTCCATCTTTATTAAAAAGCCATGTTTTGAAAACATTGTAACCTGTTGAAATAAACAAAAATATTAATGGAACAAGCCACTGTGAAAAAGAAAGAGCTTCTATGGTGGGTGAAAATAACAGTTTATCGAAAAGTAAATACACTGCTATTGCCAAAATTAAAAACCATGAAATCTTTATGTACTCTCTTTCAATTGCTATTTTTTCAGCGTTCACAAGCCTTCCTCCCATTTATAACAATCCATTGTCTTCAAGTAACAACTTTTTTTTTTTTTTTTTTCATTTATGTTATATATTTACATTTACCAAAAATACAGCTCAAGTATACTTTTATTTTATTATATTACATCTCGCAAGCTTTGTCTATAAAAAGAAGTGACAAAACTTTGAAGGAAATCAATGGAACAATTGTATAATGTGAAGATTACAATTCTAAAATAAAAACCCGTTAGAAAGTGAACATCTAACGGGTTTATTCTCATTTTATCCCATTTAACATATACTTTCTCACATCTTACATGGTGCGGATGGGGGGATTTGAACCCCCATGGGGAGAGCCCCACAAGATCCTGAGTCTTGCGCGTCTGCCAATTCCGCCACATCCGCAAAAGTTTATAAATTCTTCTTTACACTATAATATTTTAAGCCAAACTCCCACCAGATGTCAACCAAAAAGATTTTCAATTTTTCCAAGATGCTTAAATCAATCAAGCCTCTTTGAAAATCTCTTTATTGAAATAAAAAGAAGCACAAGCCCTAAAAATATCAACACCAAGACCTCATCCCACAGATATTCTATCCCGACACCTTTGAGAATGATCCCTCTTAATATTATCAAAAAGTAAGTAAGAGGAACAAAATTACCTATAAACCTTATCACAGCTGGCATTGCCTCGCGGGGGAACATAAAACCTGAAAGCAACACACTTGGCAATAAAAACAAAAGTGCAAGCTGCATTGCCTGTAGCTGTGTTTTTGAGACAGAAGATATGAGCATTCCTATCATGAGCGCGCAAACGACAAATTCCATTCCCAAGATAAAAAGTAAAAAATACTACCTCTTACAGGTACCTTAAACCATAAAATTCCGAACAGAAGCGCAACCAAAAAGTCACCAAGCCCCAAGAATGTATAAGGAACAAGCTTTCCTAAAATCAACTCAATGGATTTTATCGGGGTTACTATTAACTGTTCCATTGTACCTTTTTCTCTTTCTCTGACAATTGCAAAGGCTGTAAGTATTATAGTTATATTTTGCATAATGAGCCCCATAAGACCAGGAATTGTAAAAAGTTCACTTTTCATAGAAGGGTTGTATTTTACACGCGTTCTGACATCAACAATAGGTTTTGCAAAATAGTTTCTCTCTCCAAAGTTTTGTATTGTCAAAATACCACTTGAAAATACTGTCTTTGCAATTGTGGGGTCTGTCCCATCAACTATGAAAAGTACTTCAGGACTTTTGTTTTGTTTAAGAAGTTTTGTAAAGTCAGATGGGATAATCAAAGCAGCTTTAATTTCTCCACTATCAAGACCACTTTCTATCTCCGACTGATTTTGTGCAAAAAAAGTTGGCTTAAAATACTTTGCATTTTGAAGCTTTTTTATAAGTTCTCTACTCTCCTGAGTTTTTGCCATATCAAGTATTCCTATGTTTACATTTTCGACATCCATCTTGACAGCATAGCCAAAGAGCATAAGCATAATAAATGGTGCCACAAATGCTAAAACAAAACTTGCCTTGTCTCTTTTTATTTGAATAAACTCTTTTTTTGCAATGGCAACAAGTCTTCTTATTGAAAAACCGTTCATTTTAAATCTCACCTCTATCTCAAGCAATCTTTTTATTGTGAAAACACCTTCACAAACACCTCTTCAATACTATGTGACGAATACTTTATCTTGACATTTGCAGGTGTGTCCACCTCTTTCAAAATTCCATTGAACATAAAAGCAACATAGTCACACCTCTCAGCCTCATCCATATAGTGGGTGGTTACTAATACTGTAACACCTGCCTTTGCAAAAACTCTTATCATCTCCCAATACTCTTTCCTTGAGATAGGGTCAACCCCAGCTGTTGGCTCATCCAAGATTAAGATTTGTGGATTATGAAGTGTTGCACAAGCGAAAGCAAGTTTTTGCTTCATTCCACCAGAAAGTGTGCCAACAAGCGATTTTTCTCTACTTTCAAACCCAAAAAATTTAAGTAGTTTTGTCTTTTTCTCTGCAATTTCTGCTTCAGAAAGACCGTATATTGCACCATAAAATTCAATGTTTTCTTCAATTGTTAAATCCTCATACAGACTAAATTTCTGAGAGACATAACCTATATTTTGTTTTACTTCTTCGGGATATCTTGAAACATCTTTCCCAAGTACTTCTACGTATCCTTTTGTGGCTCTTAAAACACCGCATATTATCTTAATTGTAGTTGTCTTCCCAGACCCATTTGGTCCAAGCAAAGCAAAAATACTTCCTTTGGGTATACTAAATGATATGTCATCTACCGCAACAAGCTCTCCAAACTTTTTTGTAAGTCCTTCTACCTTGATTGCATATTTCACCTATCATCACCTCAAATTACAAAAAATCTAAATTTTTACATCAACAAGCATCCCAGGTCTTAAAATGTCTTTGTTTTTTATGACCTTTATCTTAACCATAAAAACCACTTTTTGTTTTTCCTCTTTTGTCTCTACATTTCTGGGTGTAAACTCTCCTTTATCAGAAATAAACACAATCTCACCGGATGCCTTTTTGCTGCTATCGAGTATAATTTCAACCTGTTTACCAACTGAAAGCTTTTGTAGCTGTGTTGATGGCACATATATCTTAAGATAGTAATCATCTAATCCTATTTGAGCTATAATTGTACCCATACCAACAAACTGTCCTTGGTCAATCACCTTTGTTAAAATAGTACCGTCAACAGGTGAGGTAATCGTAGTCTTTTTCAGATTCAAATCAGCAATTTTTAAGTTTTTCTCTGCTACATTTACATAATAAAGAGTCTGTAAATAGTTTCTCTTTGCAATGTCAACAGAAATCTCAGCAATCCTTTTATCCTCATCTGTAACAGATTCGTTTTTCACCGTTTCAAGTTGGTTTTCTAATGAATTAATCTGATGTGTTAGACTATTATTTTGAGCCTTTAGAGAATTCAATTGCATTTTTAGCTCAGATAACGACTTTATTGTGTCTAAATTAGCCATTTTCATTTTTTCTAAATTTTTTATGTTTTCTTCTAAAAATTCAATATTATTATCATTCCCTGCTTTTATTTCTTTTAGCTGAAGAATATTTTCTTTTATCTGATTAATTTGATATTTAGATGGTCTTTTCAAAAGAAGTTGATTTTTTAGTTTTGCTAATTCCCAATTTTGCTTTGCGATTTCCGAAGAGAGTTTAGCAATTTCAAGATTTGCCTGCGCGATATCCTTTTGAATTTCATAAAAGCTTGAATCAATCTTTGCAATTATATCACCTTTTTTTACTTTAGAGCCTTCCTCAACAAAGACTTTCTCTACTCTCCCAGCAATTTCAGTGTTCACATCCACACTATCTATCTCAACGGTAGATGAATACACATCTTCTTCATATTTTTTTGTGCACCCTGTTAAAAAGAAAGAAAGAATTGAAATTAAAAAAAAGCTAATAAAAAATGGTTTGGCTTTACTAGATTGCAGTAATATCCTCAACATCTTTTTACTCCTCCTCAATAGATTTCTTTATCACATTTAATACATTTTCTATTTCCTCTTTAACTTCCTCATTTGACATTTCGAGCCCCAGAATGTATTTTTGGTATAAAAAAGTAAGAAGAGTCCCTATTACTAATCTTGTAATGCCTTTTGCCATACTCTTTGAAATATCTGTTTTTCGCATTAATATTTTCTCAACTAATCCTTTGGTCTTACAAAATTTAGGTACCATCACTTTTGTAACTTCCTTTTTGAGAGAGTCATTATATTGAATTTCTATTAGTATAATCTTCAATAGATCAAAGTTTTTATCAAGAAGTTCAAGCCTTTCATTTATTATTGTTCTCAAAAATTCAGAAGCCTTTAAATCTTTGCTCTTTTTTATGTTCTCTTTAAGAGGAGAAAGCGCCACAAAATTTATGATTTGTATAAGTGCAATATTTATAACCTCACGAAGTAAAGTCTCCTTGTCTTTAAAATACTTAAACAATGTAGCCTCTGAAATTCCTGCCTCTTTTGCTATTTGAGCTGTTGTTGTAGCAGCATAACCATATTGGGAAATAAGTTTAATAGCAGATTCAATTATCTTTTTTTTAGTTTTTTCACTTTTTTTCAATATATATCTTTCCTCCCTCCTTAACCTATTTAGTAAGTACTCACTCACTTTTAATTGTAAAATATAAATTATTAATTGTCAATTTGTGAATATGGAAAATAACAAAGCTACCATGACACTATAGAAGCTCTCAATTCCATTCCCAAAAATTGAACAAAAAAATAAAAAAGGCTTTTTTCAAGCCCTTTTTCTCTTCTTCTTTTTGGTGACCCCGAGGGGATTCGAACCCCTGTTACAGGCGTGAAAGGCCTGTGTCTTAACCACTTGACCACGGGGCCATATCTCTAAATGTATTCTTAACATAAAATGGTGGCGGCGAACGGATTCGAACCGCTGACACTGCGGGTATGAACCGCATGCTCTAGCCAACTGAGCTACGCCGCCATCTTTGATATTTTAAAATTTTTGGTTGCGGGGGGAGGATTTGAACCTCCGACCTTCGGGTTATGAGCCCGACGAGCTACCAGCTGCTCCACCCCGCGATATCTGGTGCCGGAAACCGGACTTGAACCGGTACGACCTTATTCAGGTCCCAGGATTTTAAGTCCTGTGCGTCTGCCAGTTCCGCCACTCCGGCATCGCAATTATATATTTTAATGATTTCACTTGCTTTTGTCAAGATATTTTCTCTTGGTGCGGGTAGAGGGATTTGAACCCCCACGGCTGTTGCCACTAGATCCTAAGTCTAGCGCGTCTGCCAATTCCGCCATACCCGCATATCTTTTTTGCGTATTATATTTTAGCACAAGCTTTCTGCTTTGTCAAACATAAAGGTTTTTACTCCGAACACCTATTTAAGTCATTGCTATTGTTTTATGAGGTGTTCGGAGCAAATCAAAACTTTATTTTATATACACATATATTTTCCTTCTCCTTGGACCATCAAACTCACAAAAGAACACACCCTGCCATGTACCAAGCATCATTTCACCGTTTCGAATTATAATGTTAACAGATGAGCCTATCAGGCCTGCCTTTATATGTGCATCAGAATTTCCTTCACTGTGGCTGTAGCCATTGTTCGCCGGTACTAACTTTTCAAGTTGTTTTTTTATATCACTTGCAACCGACGGGTCAGCATGCTCATTGATTGTAATACCTGCAGTTGTATGCGGGACAAACACTGTCATGAGTCCTTCTTCAATATTAGACTGTCTAACAATTTCTTTTAGCTTACTTGTAATATCAACAAAGTCCACCCTGTCTTTTGTTCTTATCTCAATTTCCCTAAACAAATTTAAAATTCCCTCCCGTATTATTTTCTTTGGTATTTATTCCAGTGAAGTATTGAAGATAGTGACTTTTTGTTTCTTAAAGGTTCTTCATCAGCATAACCTATTGCAATGAGTGCACAAAGTTCTAAATTGTCTGGAACGTTTAGCAGCTTCTTGACATCTTCTGAATGTTCCTTTTTATAGCTTGCAACCCAACAGCTGCCAAGTCCTAAAGCT
Proteins encoded in this region:
- a CDS encoding GGDEF domain-containing protein, which gives rise to MNAEKIAIEREYIKISWFLILAIAVYLLFDKLLFSPTIEALSFSQWLVPLIFLFISTGYNVFKTWLFNKDGQISEEVFRYLKFFEIINLVFFFGYERLFDLMFVISLVFLFYIERVNIKSLKQVAIVLIFSYTFFIFLDFVTNNVNSEDLRNLFYILFFIFWFSSSNKLELFEKSKTNEIIIRLRQYEENLKKQQKLSEAKDAKIKELEREISYLKEINKRLNISLGEFFNLQEISKIITQILDTNELLKFVNDVLIGVTGVDKSSILLFNKDKTELYVAFSNLPENEQKESFKQENIEWLKSVALNCESGYRNSVSSKDCPFLNGRATKSIMYASLATKNDKYGIILLEHIFEDVFTEDNLRFLTSIAAQVSIALENSSLYQQMRSMAMVDGLTGAFNRIYLYEVLEREIQASAGRYPISIALFDVDNFKKLNDTYGHLFGDKVLQTIVKIAREKVRKGDIVARYGGEEFIIVFNHLESNEAYKVVERIRRAIENETIEDNLIQTRVTVSFGIASYPLHADNVKDLIKCADIAMYRAKSSGKNCTVVYNQELEMKV
- a CDS encoding ABC transporter ATP-binding protein, with translation MKYAIKVEGLTKKFGELVAVDDISFSIPKGSIFALLGPNGSGKTTTIKIICGVLRATKGYVEVLGKDVSRYPEEVKQNIGYVSQKFSLYEDLTIEENIEFYGAIYGLSEAEIAEKKTKLLKFFGFESREKSLVGTLSGGMKQKLAFACATLHNPQILILDEPTAGVDPISRKEYWEMIRVFAKAGVTVLVTTHYMDEAERCDYVAFMFNGILKEVDTPANVKIKYSSHSIEEVFVKVFSQ
- a CDS encoding HlyD family secretion protein, which translates into the protein MLRILLQSSKAKPFFISFFLISILSFFLTGCTKKYEEDVYSSTVEIDSVDVNTEIAGRVEKVFVEEGSKVKKGDIIAKIDSSFYEIQKDIAQANLEIAKLSSEIAKQNWELAKLKNQLLLKRPSKYQINQIKENILQLKEIKAGNDNNIEFLEENIKNLEKMKMANLDTIKSLSELKMQLNSLKAQNNSLTHQINSLENQLETVKNESVTDEDKRIAEISVDIAKRNYLQTLYYVNVAEKNLKIADLNLKKTTITSPVDGTILTKVIDQGQFVGMGTIIAQIGLDDYYLKIYVPSTQLQKLSVGKQVEIILDSSKKASGEIVFISDKGEFTPRNVETKEEKQKVVFMVKIKVIKNKDILRPGMLVDVKI
- a CDS encoding TetR/AcrR family transcriptional regulator produces the protein MKKSEKTKKKIIESAIKLISQYGYAATTTAQIAKEAGISEATLFKYFKDKETLLREVINIALIQIINFVALSPLKENIKKSKDLKASEFLRTIINERLELLDKNFDLLKIILIEIQYNDSLKKEVTKVMVPKFCKTKGLVEKILMRKTDISKSMAKGITRLVIGTLLTFLYQKYILGLEMSNEEVKEEIENVLNVIKKSIEEE
- a CDS encoding secondary thiamine-phosphate synthase enzyme YjbQ; this encodes MFREIEIRTKDRVDFVDITSKLKEIVRQSNIEEGLMTVFVPHTTAGITINEHADPSVASDIKKQLEKLVPANNGYSHSEGNSDAHIKAGLIGSSVNIIIRNGEMMLGTWQGVFFCEFDGPRRRKIYVYIK